The genomic window GTACGAGCGGCGCTTGTGGGAGCGGCGTAAGCCGCGAAGCTAGCGTTCTCAAACCCGGTCATCTGATGGTGTACCTGCTTCGCGGCTTACGCCGCTCCCACAACAAGAAAAATCCGCTGCTTTGGGTCTGGCCCCGGATTCCTGGCGACACGAATGCCCGGTGAAAAAAACCTGCATAAAAAAAGGCGCAGCCTGGCGGCTGCGCCCATGCGTGTCACCGGCGGGAGAGAGTTGCGCCGGCTTACGCCTTGCTCACTTCACCTCGAACTGCTGCTGCATGCCGGCAGCCTTGCCATCAACGGTGACGTCGGCGGTGTACTTGCCAGCCGGCCACGGCGTTGCCTTGGTGAATTCGATGTTGGTGGTGCCAGTGTCGGTGGCATTGAGCGTGGCGCTCTGCTCACCGGCCACCTGGCCGTCCTGATAGGTCAACTTGGCAGCCACCGGCACATTGCTGGCGGTGCCACTGGTCTTGACCGACACGATGATCTTGTCCTTGGCGGCCAGTACGGCCACCGGCGCCACCGACATGTCGGCTGCGGCAGTGTTACCCACCGTCACTGCGGTAACCGCCAGCACCGGTGCGGCAGGCGCCGATTCAACCATCGGAGCCGGGGCGCTTGCTGCCGGCGGCGGGGTCGGCGCGGCTTCTTCTTTCTTCTTGCAGCCAACCAGTGCAACGGCACCGACCACAGCGATCATCAGGGCACTGCTAAGCGAAGTCTTCTTCATGAATTGCTCCGAATCTGGTTTGTAAGGGGTGCAACGAACAGCGCAGGGATCAGCCCTGACGCGCCGGAATCTTCAGCGTCTGCCCGGGCCGGATCTTGTCCGGGTCGTCCAGGATGTCGCGGTTGGCGTCGTAGATGCGCTTCCACGCATTGCCATCGCCCAACAGGTTCTTGGCGATCTTGGAGAGGTTGTCACCACTCTGCACGGTGTACTGCTGCTCCCCGACGATCTCTTCGCTGCTGGTCACCGTTGCGCTGACATCGGAAAAATCCGCCTTCTGCACCACTTCTTCTGTGCTTTTGACGGTGCCGGTGACATCGGAAAAGTCGGCTTTCTTTTCAGTACTGCTCATCCAGGTAGCTCCTCCGTGACTGTCTGGAGGCAACGATTGCACGACGCCTGTTAAGGTTTCATCGCGCCAACGTAAAAACCGGCGTAGGCAGCTGAACGTTTATTGACGGGCATCCCGGATCGGGGCGCTGGCGACCAAACCAGGGGTGGCCCGGCGCGGGTTGATGTCCAGCCCGCCACGGCGGGTATAGCGTGCCTCCACCTCCAGCGCGGTCGGCTGGCAGCGCTGGCTCAGCTCCAGGAAAATCCGCTCCACGCACTGTTCGTGGAACTCGGCATGATCGCGGTAGCTGACCAGGTAACGCAGCAAACCTGCACGGTCGATGCGCGGGCCCTGGTAGCGGACGCTGACGCTGGCCCAGTCCGGCTGGCCGGTGACCGGGCAATTGGACTTGAGCAGGGCCGAGACCAGGGTCTCCTCGACCACGGCGCGGTTGTCGGCCAGCAGCAGGGCGGCATTGGGCGGGCCATAGCTGTCGATGGCGACATCCAGATGGTCAATGCTCTCACCCGC from Stenotrophomonas nitritireducens includes these protein-coding regions:
- a CDS encoding LysM peptidoglycan-binding domain-containing protein; amino-acid sequence: MSSTEKKADFSDVTGTVKSTEEVVQKADFSDVSATVTSSEEIVGEQQYTVQSGDNLSKIAKNLLGDGNAWKRIYDANRDILDDPDKIRPGQTLKIPARQG
- the queF gene encoding NADPH-dependent 7-cyano-7-deazaguanine reductase QueF (Catalyzes the NADPH-dependent reduction of 7-cyano-7-deazaguanine (preQ0) to 7-aminomethyl-7-deazaguanine (preQ1) in queuosine biosynthesis), whose protein sequence is MNTPENSSLGREVDYPRHYDASLLFPIPRAAARAEIGLGDVLPFVGEDRWHIYELGWLDARGKPCVDTATLYVPATSPNLIESKSLKLYLNSLNGARFNRAEAVRERIATDLSVCAGADVRVEFGLPPVAQAAGESIDHLDVAIDSYGPPNAALLLADNRAVVEETLVSALLKSNCPVTGQPDWASVSVRYQGPRIDRAGLLRYLVSYRDHAEFHEQCVERIFLELSQRCQPTALEVEARYTRRGGLDINPRRATPGLVASAPIRDARQ